From one Eucalyptus grandis isolate ANBG69807.140 chromosome 9, ASM1654582v1, whole genome shotgun sequence genomic stretch:
- the LOC104419934 gene encoding putative clathrin assembly protein At1g03050, whose product MAPSKIRKALGAVKDQTSIGLAKVGSSSSLSDLDVAIVKATRHEEFPAEEKHIREILSLTCYSRAHISSCVSTLARRLNKTRNWTVALKTLMLIQRLLAEGDPAYEQEIFFATRRGTRLLNLSDFRDTSRSNSWDHSAFVRTYALYLDERLEYRMQGRRGKRSAYGVDDEEGEDNAGIVPAAVKATPVREMKIEQIFSKMHHLQQLLERFLACKPTGGAKDNRVVFVALYPIVKESFQIYYEMTEIMGILIDRFMELEIPDCVKVYEIFSRTGKQFEELDIFYGWSKNVGVARSADYPEVEKVTQKKLDLMDEFIKDKSALARGKREGSVEQKNETPVQETSKEANEEEEDPNAVKALPAPENLMEASTGDQDAESLEPKQEEKKANVQLEGDLLNLGDDAVTREEHGDKLALALFDGGTPTSVATTTASPWEAFSDNTPDWEAALVESASNLTNQKKALGGGFDMLLLEGMYHRGTMVAAMGGTAGNGSSGSASSVALGSAGRPAMLALPAPPTSEGSNMPTGSDPFMASLAVAPPPYVQMSEMEKKQKLLMEEQMMWQQYANNGRQGQVGVTNVQANYPYNTGGYTRNY is encoded by the exons ATGGCTCCAAGCAAAATCAGAAAAGCCCTTGGGGCGGTCAAGGACCAGACGAGCATCGGCCTTGCGAAAGTTGGAAGCAGCAGCTCTCTCTCCGACCTTGACGTTGCCATCGTCAAGGCGACCCGGCACGAAGAATTCCCCGCGGAGGAGAAGCACATCCGGGAAATCTTGAGCTTGACGTGCTACTCACGTGCCCACATCAGCTCATGTGTTAGCACCCTCGCGAGGCGCCTCAACAAGACTCGGAACTGGACAGTGGCTCTAAAGACATTGATGCTGATCCAACGGCTGCTTGCGGAGGGCGATCCGGCATATGAGCAGGAGATTTTTTTCGCCACTAGGAGGGGCACTCGGCTCCTTAACTTGTCAGATTTCCGTGACACCTCGAGGTCGAATTCATGGGACCATTCCGCGTTCGTGCGGACGTATGCGCTCTACCTTGATGAAAGGCTCGAGTACAGAATGCAAGGCAGGCGAGGGAAGCGGAGCGCATATGGAGTGGATGATGAAGAAGGTGAAGACAATGCAGGCATTGTTCCGGCTGCTGTTAAGGCCACGCCCGTGAGGGAGATGAAAATCGAGCAGATCTTCTCCAAGATGCACCATCTGCAACAGCTTCTTGAACGCTTCTTGGCATGCAAGCCAACGG GTGGAGCTAAAGATAACAGAGTTGTGTTCGTTGCGCTCTATCCAATAGTTAAGGAAAGCTTTCAAATCTACTATGAGATGACAGAGATAATGGGAATCCTGATCGATCGTTTCATGGAGCTAGAGATTCCTGACTGCGTGAAGGTGTACGAGATCTTCTCTCGGACTGGGAAGCAGTTCGAAGAGCTTGATATCTTCTATGGCTGGTCCAAGAATGTTGGAGTGGCCCGCTCTGCCGATTATCCAGAAGTTGAGAAAGTAACCCAAAAGAAACTCGATCTCATGGATGAATttatcaaggataaatctgcaCTGGCACGTGGTAAGAGAGAAGGATCTGTGGAACAGAAGAATGAAACTCCTGTTCAAGAAACATCCAAAGAAGcaaatgaagaagaggaagatccAAATGCTGTCAAGGCTCTACCTGCACCTGAAAACCTCATGGAAGCTTCAACTGGAGATCAGGATGCGGAAAGCTTGGAGCCGAAGCAAGAGGAGAAAAAAGCGAATGTGCAACTAGAGGGTGATTTGTTGAATTTGGGGGATGATGCGGTCACGCGTGAAGAGCACGGGGACAAGCTGGCCTTGGCCTTGTTTGACGGCGGCACCCCTACATCGGTGGCTACCACGACGGCTTCCCCGTGGGAAGCTTTCTCTGACAACACTCCGGATTGGGAGGCAGCGCTAGTTGAATCAGCAAGCAACTTGACTAATCAGAAGAAGGCACTAGGCGGCGGCTTTGACATGCTGTTACTCGAGGGCATGTATCACCGAGGAACGATGGTGGCTGCGATGGGTGGGACTGCTGGTAACGGAAGCAGCGGAAGTGCTAGTAGTGTTGCGCTCGGGTCAGCAGGGAGGCCTGCAATGCTAGCTTTGCCAGCGCCGCCGACATCAGAGGGGAGTAATATGCCCACCGGGTCGGATCCTTTCATGGCATCCCTTGCGGTGGCGCCGCCGCCATACGTGCAGATGTCAGAGATGGAGAAAAAACAGAAGCTTCTGATGGAGGAGCAGATGATGTGGCAGCAATACGCAAACAATGGGAGGCAAGGGCAGGTTGGAGTCACAAATGTACAGGCTAACTATCCATACAACACGGGAGGTTACACAAGAAACTACTGA
- the LOC120288577 gene encoding cytochrome b-c1 complex subunit 6-like, which produces MSRADEELVDMKKYLEGLCKLKCVKPLLEYKACVKRVEGDESGHKHCTGQYFDYRHCIDNCVATKLFEKLK; this is translated from the exons ATGTCTAGGGCAGACGAGGAACTTGTTGACATGAAGAAGTATCTCGAAGGGTTGTGCAAGTTAAAATGTGTGAAACCTTTGCTTGAATATAAG GCATGTGTCAAGAGAGTAGAGGGCGACGAGAGCGGGCACAAGCACTGCACGGGACAATACTTCGATTATCGGCACTGCATTGACAACTGC GTGGCTACGAAATTGTTTGAAAAGCTGAAGTAA
- the LOC104419937 gene encoding vacuolar iron transporter homolog 4, whose product MATALSTQPQDHQQSPPPSPPLKVDLEGQTKQAPEQEVEVVDFSKRAQWLRAAVLGANDGLLSTASLMMGVGAVRKDSKTMVITGVAGLIGGACSMAIGELVSVYSQYDIEVAQIKREDRNGALGAEEIDARKEKLPSPWQAAGASALAFAVGALVPLLAAAFVKEYKVRLAVVIAAVSLALIGFGWLSAVLGKAPVAKSASRVLVGGWLAMGLTFGLTKLVGSAGV is encoded by the coding sequence ATGGCAACGGCACTATCCACTCAACCACAAGACCACCAACAATCGCCTCCCCCTTCTCCTCCCCTCAAAGTTGACCTCGAGggacaaaccaaacaagccccCGAGCAAGAGGTGGAGGTCGTCGACTTCTCAAAGCGAGCTCAGTGGCTCCGTGCCGCCGTGCTGGGTGCGAATGATGGCCTGCTTTCCACGGCGTCACTCATGATGGGTGTCGGTGCTGTCCGCAAAGACTCCAAGACTATGGTGATAACCGGGGTGGCGGGGCTGATTGGCGGAGCCTGCAGCATGGCCATCGGGGAGCTCGTATCCGTGTACTCGCAGTACGACATCGAGGTCGCCCAGATCAAGAGAGAGGACAGAAACGGAGCACTAGGAGCTGAAGAAATAGACGCAAGGAAGGAGAAGCTTCCAAGCCCATGGCAGGCTGCGGGGGCATCAGCACTGGCTTTCGCGGTGGGGGCACTTGTTCCGCTCCTAGCGGCGGCGTTTGTAAAGGAGTACAAGGTGAGACTGGCGGTGGTGATAGCGGCGGTGAGCCTGGCCTTGATCGGGTTTGGCTGGCTGAGTGCAGTGCTGGGGAAAGCACCGGTGGCGAAGTCGGCTTCTAGGGTGTTGGTTGGAGGGTGGTTGGCCATGGGCCTCACCTTTGGGTTGACCAAGCTGGTTGGCTCTGCTGGTGTATAG
- the LOC104419936 gene encoding vacuolar iron transporter homolog 4 translates to MATSTDLNINMQQEVEVVDFSKRAQWLRAAVLGANDGLLSTASLMMGVGAVRKDTKSMVLSGVAGLIGGACSMAIGELVSVYSQYDIEVAQIKREDRNGTLGAEEMDARKEMLPSPWQAAGASALAFAVGALVPLLAAAFVTVYKVRLAVVIAAVSMALIGFGWLSAVLGKAPVAKSVSRVLVGGWLAMGITFGLTTLINVAGLKLSACPAVSSLVVIDVVLSLALFEETSF, encoded by the exons ATGGCAACTTCCACTG atttgaatataaatatgcaa CAAGAGGTTGAGGTCGTCGACTTCTCAAAGCGAGCTCAGTGGCTCCGTGCCGCTGTGTTGGGCGCAAATGACGGCTTGCTTTCAACGGCATCGCTCATGATGGGTGTCGGTGCCGTCCGCAAGGACACCAAGTCTATGGTGCTTAGCGGGGTGGCGGGGCTGATCGGCGGGGCCTGTAGCATGGCCATAGGGGAGCTCGTATCTGTGTACTCGCAGTACGACATCGAGGTGGCCCAAATCAAGAGAGAGGACAGGAATGGAACCCTAGGAGCCGAAGAAATGGATGCGAGGAAGGAGATGCTTCCGAGCCCATGGCAGGCGGCGGGGGCATCGGCACTGGCCTTTGCAGTGGGAGCGCTGGTACCGCTCCTGGCAGCGGCGTTCGTAACGGTATACAAGGTGAGACTGGCAGTGGTGATAGCAGCGGTAAGCATGGCATTGATAGGGTTCGGCTGGTTGAGCGCGGTGCTAGGGAAAGCGCCGGTGGCGAAGTCGGTTTCTAGGGTGCTGGTTGGAGGGTGGTTGGCCATGGGGATCACCTTTGGTTTGACCACGCTGATTAACGTGGCTGGTTTGAAGCTGTCGGCTTGCCCTGCTGTATCTTCTTTGGTCGTAATTGATGTAGTCCTCTCGCTGGCTTTGTTCGAAGAAACTTCATTCTAG
- the LOC120288291 gene encoding uncharacterized protein LOC120288291, with amino-acid sequence MDHQPDLLQPRSAQKPAVVLQYARRPRQFGCPDRRSSGNVRIPGPSVPKKTRDLPNLSQCHACGSRIDLVDGKNRLQPLHSEWRIVLLCKKCLIRVESSVVCSYCFSETSDECFRCCACKRRVHKNCFLEYKNAAPWSYSCSGLGSEFSVCVDCWLPRSMAKLNGASKRRRSGGKTDGRAVCGLGHSRLLEDGDCCVMKCLEDVVKDANCVVELKNAAACKAKEKAHKKAVVAKRAVELASEALDMVANTDESSLLACEEGGGDCDDKVVDDEELAFQLHRSMNSSPRISKNFCSVNKSCADVPRMWTYVRRAKAGASGPGNATIIGKHEKLAFQLRRSMNSSSRISGNWHSTNKSCADVRLMWTYVRRASAKELRSGNANTNGKLQFGMNEKFCEVVAPDSPSPARMHDDSMINLTTTEAVDVRSSEKLEECVVKSDGDGENTGLPLEEEEGSFSNFMGSEGPCIYPDDDNNMKFGMPINVVGKILYFSKLFVH; translated from the exons ATGGATCATCAACCGGACCTTCTCCAACCTCGATCAGCGCAAAAACCTGCGGTGGTCCTTCAATACGCGCGCAGGCCTCGCCAATTCGGTTGCCCCGACCGCAGATCGTCCGGAAACGTGAGGATTCCGGGTCCTTCCGTGCCGAAGAAGACGAGGGATCTCCCGAATCTGTCGCAATGCCACGCCTGTGGATCCCGCATCGACTTGGTCGACGGTAAGAACAGGCTGCAACCCCTGCACAGCGAATGGCGTATCGTGCTGCTGTGCAAGAAATGCCTCATCCGGGTCGAGTCCTCAGTTGTTTGCTCCTACTGTTTCTCGGAGACTTCGGATGAGTGTTTCCGCTGTTGCGCGTGTAAGCGCCGGGTGCATAAAAATTGCTTCTTGGAGTATAAGAATGCGGCCCCGTGGTCGTACTCGTGTTCGGGCTTGGGTTCGGAGTTTTCTGTTTGTGTCGATTGTTGGCTCCCGAGGTCGATGGCGAAATTGAATGGGGCTTcgaagaggaggagaagcggTGGCAAGACTGACGGGAGGGCTGTGTGTGGATTAGGACATTCTAGACTTTTGGAGGATGGGGATTGCTGTGTGATGAAGTGTTTGGAAGATGTTGTGAAGGATGCGAATTGCGTGGTGGAGTTGAAGAATGCGGCTGCGTGCAAGGCTAAGGAGAAGGCTCATAAGAAGGCGGTTGTGGCAAAAAGGGCGGTGGAATTGGCGAGCGAGGCTCTCGATATGGTTGCCAACACAGACGAGAGTAGTCTCTTGGCGTGTGAAGAAGGAGGTGGTGATTGTGATGATAAAGTTGTTGACGATGAGGAATTGGCTTTTCAGTTGCACCGCTCAATGAATAGCTCGCCGAGGATATCAAAGAACTTTTGCTCTGTGAATAAGAGCTGTGCTGATGTTCCGAGGATGTGGACCTACGTTAGGAGGGCAAAGGCTGGGGCATCGGGACCTGGTAATGCAACCATTATTGGGAAGCACGAAAAATTGGCTTTTCAGTTGCGCCGCTCAATGAATAGCTCTTCGAGGATATCAGGTAACTGGCACTCTACGAATAAGAGCTGTGCAGATGTTCGACTGATGTGGACGTACGTTAGGAGGGCATCTGCTAAGGAATTGAGATCAGGGAATGCAAACACTAATGGGAAGCTTCAGTTTGGCATGAATGAGAAGTTTTGTGAGGTCGTCGCTCCAGATTCTCCTTCCCCAGCACGGATGCATGATGATAGTATGATAAATTTGACTACCACAGAGGCGGTTGATGTGAGGTCTAGTGAAAAGCTTGAAGAGTGTGTGGTTAAGTCCGATGGAGATGGTGAAAACACAGGACTGCcgttggaggaggaagagggtaGCTTTTCTAACTTTATGGGATCTGAAG GTCCATGCATTTATCCTGACGATGATAACAATATGAAATTCGGCATGCCAATAAACGTAGTTGGTAAGATTTTGTATTTCAGCAAGCTTTTTGTACATTAG